In Pseudomonas nunensis, a single window of DNA contains:
- a CDS encoding IS3 family transposase, translating into MGERYGVNDCCRVFEVSRSSFYAWRQRQGKVNPEREKLKAMLVEHHKESRASAGARTLSRELKAKGHRVGRHLARSLMREAGVVSRQRRRHKYKSSGVEALVAPHVLKREFDVTAINQVWCADVTYIRVGTRWMYFAAVLDLFARRLVGWAFSMISDAELTCEALRMAVELRGKPKDVLFHSDQGCQYTSHKFRNELLANGLRQSMSRKGECWDNAPMERFFGSLKSEWVPEAGYRSEYEARADLQRYVMRYNNVRLHSYNDYRSPVAMEKMAA; encoded by the coding sequence CTGGGCGAGCGATACGGCGTTAACGACTGCTGCCGGGTGTTTGAAGTCAGCCGCAGCAGTTTTTATGCCTGGCGTCAGCGCCAAGGCAAGGTGAACCCTGAGCGGGAGAAACTCAAAGCCATGCTGGTCGAGCATCACAAGGAATCCAGAGCGTCCGCGGGGGCGCGCACCCTCTCCAGGGAGCTGAAAGCCAAGGGGCATCGCGTCGGGCGGCACTTGGCTCGCAGCTTGATGCGAGAAGCCGGCGTGGTCAGTCGTCAGCGCCGGCGTCACAAATACAAGTCATCGGGTGTTGAAGCCTTGGTGGCGCCGCACGTGCTCAAGCGCGAGTTTGATGTCACGGCGATCAACCAAGTGTGGTGCGCGGACGTGACGTACATCAGGGTCGGCACGCGGTGGATGTATTTTGCAGCGGTTCTGGATCTGTTCGCCCGCCGTCTCGTGGGCTGGGCGTTTTCGATGATCTCGGATGCGGAGCTGACCTGCGAGGCCCTACGGATGGCGGTTGAGCTGCGAGGAAAACCCAAAGACGTGCTGTTTCACTCCGATCAAGGCTGCCAGTACACCAGCCATAAGTTCAGGAATGAGTTGCTGGCGAATGGGCTGCGGCAAAGCATGAGTCGTAAAGGCGAATGCTGGGATAACGCCCCGATGGAGCGTTTCTTTGGAAGTCTGAAATCAGAGTGGGTGCCTGAAGCCGGTTACCGCTCGGAGTATGAAGCCCGAGCTGATTTGCAGCGCTACGTGATGCGCTACAACAACGTCAGGCTTCATAGCTACAACGATTACCGGTCACCGGTCGCCATGGAGAAAATGGCGGCGTGA
- a CDS encoding SdiA-regulated domain-containing protein, with the protein MATQPLPTLQTPRRPRFLMRWYYWLLLVIAAGYGLAFAMHWDDRGVLWLRERLETPAERQQSVWLPDYRAVIDAKLLPGMEKDEASDLSYDPQTKTLFSVMGKNPFLVELTLQGEVLRKMPLVGWTNPEGVTTMGNGLIAITDEREHMLSIIKVDASTRELRREDFPKYDLGPSKDQNKAFEAIVWDPRNQQLLLGEERPPALFSWKSDGSQTLKGDKQKLASNELDIRNLSALAIDPRTGHTLVLSADSHLLLELDEKGEQVSFMTLLGGFNGLKKTIPRAEGVTMDEAGTLYMVSEPNLFYRFEKQK; encoded by the coding sequence ATGGCCACGCAACCGCTCCCGACTCTGCAAACCCCTCGTCGTCCACGATTCCTGATGCGCTGGTATTACTGGCTGTTGCTGGTGATTGCGGCGGGTTATGGCCTGGCGTTTGCCATGCATTGGGATGACCGCGGCGTGCTTTGGTTGCGCGAGCGTCTGGAAACTCCTGCCGAGCGTCAGCAGAGTGTCTGGCTCCCGGATTACCGGGCGGTGATCGATGCCAAGCTGCTGCCGGGCATGGAAAAGGACGAGGCGTCGGACCTGTCCTACGACCCGCAGACCAAAACCCTGTTCTCGGTAATGGGCAAAAACCCGTTCCTGGTTGAACTGACCCTGCAGGGCGAAGTGTTGCGCAAAATGCCGCTGGTGGGCTGGACCAATCCGGAAGGCGTGACGACCATGGGCAATGGCTTGATCGCCATCACCGATGAGCGCGAGCACATGCTGTCGATCATCAAGGTCGATGCGTCCACTCGCGAACTACGCCGCGAAGACTTCCCGAAATACGACCTGGGTCCGTCGAAAGACCAGAACAAAGCGTTCGAAGCCATCGTCTGGGACCCGCGCAACCAGCAACTGTTGCTGGGTGAAGAGCGCCCGCCAGCGCTGTTCAGCTGGAAAAGCGATGGCAGTCAGACCCTCAAGGGTGACAAGCAGAAACTCGCCAGTAACGAACTGGACATCCGCAACCTGTCGGCCCTGGCCATCGACCCGCGCACCGGCCACACCCTGGTGTTGTCCGCCGACTCGCACCTGTTGCTGGAGCTGGACGAGAAGGGCGAGCAAGTCAGCTTCATGACCCTGCTGGGCGGTTTCAACGGCCTGAAGAAAACCATTCCCCGCGCTGAAGGCGTGACCATGGACGAAGCGGGCACGTTGTACATGGTCAGCGAGCCGAATCTGTTTTATCGCTTCGAAAAACAGAAATAA
- a CDS encoding FAD-binding oxidoreductase has translation MTNPALIEELKTLVEPGKVLTDADSLNAYGKDWTKHFAPAPTAIVFPKTTEQVQAIVRWANAHKVALVPSGGRTGLSAAAVAANGEVVVSFDYMNQILDVNLTDRTAVCQPGVVTEHLQNVAEEKGLYYPVDFASAGSSQIGGNIGTNAGGIKVIRYGMTRNWVAGMKVVTGKGDVMELNRDLIKNATGYDLRQLFIGAEGTLGFVVEATMRLDRAPKNLTAMVLGTTDFDSIMPVLHAFQSKLDLTAFEFFSDKALAKVMGRGDVPAPFETDCPFYALLEFEATTEEVANHALETFEHCVEQGWVLDGVMSQSETQLQNLWKLREYISETISHWTPYKNDISVTVSKVPAFLKEIDAIVGEHYPDFEIVWFGHIGDGNLHLNILKPENLSKDEFFAKCATVNKWVFETVEKYNGSISAEHGVGMTKRDYLTYSRSPVEIEYMKAVKAVFDPNGIMNPGKIFAV, from the coding sequence ATGACCAATCCTGCCCTGATTGAAGAGCTGAAGACCCTGGTTGAGCCTGGCAAGGTCCTGACCGATGCCGACTCCCTGAATGCTTACGGTAAGGATTGGACCAAGCATTTCGCCCCGGCCCCTACGGCCATCGTGTTTCCCAAGACCACCGAGCAAGTCCAGGCCATCGTGCGCTGGGCCAACGCGCACAAGGTTGCGCTGGTGCCGTCCGGCGGTCGTACCGGGCTGTCCGCCGCTGCGGTGGCCGCGAATGGCGAAGTGGTCGTGTCGTTCGACTACATGAACCAGATTCTCGATGTGAACCTCACCGATCGCACCGCTGTTTGTCAGCCAGGCGTGGTCACCGAGCATTTGCAGAACGTCGCTGAAGAGAAAGGCCTGTACTACCCGGTGGACTTCGCTTCCGCCGGTTCGAGCCAGATTGGCGGCAATATCGGCACCAATGCCGGCGGGATCAAGGTGATTCGCTACGGCATGACCCGCAACTGGGTGGCCGGCATGAAAGTCGTCACCGGCAAGGGCGATGTGATGGAACTGAACCGCGACCTGATCAAGAACGCCACCGGCTACGACCTGCGTCAGCTGTTCATCGGCGCTGAAGGCACCCTCGGTTTTGTCGTCGAAGCCACCATGCGCCTCGACCGTGCGCCGAAAAACCTCACCGCCATGGTCCTCGGTACCACCGATTTCGACTCGATCATGCCGGTATTGCACGCGTTCCAAAGCAAACTCGACTTGACCGCGTTCGAATTTTTCTCCGACAAAGCCCTGGCCAAAGTCATGGGCCGCGGCGATGTACCGGCGCCGTTCGAAACCGATTGCCCGTTCTACGCTCTGCTGGAATTCGAAGCGACCACTGAAGAAGTGGCCAACCACGCCCTGGAAACTTTCGAGCACTGCGTTGAGCAGGGCTGGGTGCTGGACGGTGTGATGAGCCAGAGCGAAACCCAGCTGCAGAATCTGTGGAAGCTGCGCGAGTACATCTCCGAAACCATCTCCCACTGGACGCCGTACAAGAACGACATTTCGGTCACCGTATCGAAAGTCCCGGCGTTCCTGAAGGAAATCGACGCGATCGTCGGCGAACACTACCCGGACTTCGAAATCGTCTGGTTCGGCCACATCGGCGACGGCAACCTGCACTTGAACATCCTCAAGCCGGAAAACCTGAGCAAGGATGAGTTCTTTGCCAAGTGCGCTACGGTGAACAAATGGGTGTTCGAAACCGTCGAGAAGTACAACGGTTCGATTTCCGCCGAACACGGCGTGGGCATGACCAAGCGTGACTACTTGACCTACAGCCGCTCGCCGGTTGAGATCGAGTACATGAAAGCCGTCAAGGCAGTGTTCGACCCGAATGGCATCATGAACCCGGGCAAAATCTTCGCGGTGTGA
- the serA gene encoding phosphoglycerate dehydrogenase: protein MSKTSLDKSKIKFLLLEGVHQSAVDVLKSAGYTSIEYLTGSLPEAQLKEKIADAHFIGIRSRTQLTEEIFDHAKKLVAVGCFCIGTNQVDLNAARERGIAVFNAPYSNTRSVAELVLAEAILLLRGIPEKNASCHRGGWIKSAANSFEIRGKKLGIVGYGSIGTQLSVLAEGLGMQVYFYDTVTKLPLGNATQVGSLTDLLGMSDIVTLHVPETAATQWMIGEKEIRAIKKGGILINAARGTVVELQALADAIKDKHLIGAAIDVFPVEPRSNDEEFESPLRGLDNVILTPHIGGSTAEAQANIGLEVAEKLVKYSDNGTSVSSVNFPEVALPAHPGKHRLLHIHENIPGVMSEINKVFAENGINISGQFLQTNEKVGYVVIDVDADYSEIAQEKLQHINGTIRCRVLF from the coding sequence ATGAGCAAGACTTCTCTCGATAAGAGCAAGATCAAGTTCCTTCTTCTCGAAGGCGTCCACCAATCGGCTGTCGACGTTCTCAAGTCGGCGGGCTACACCAGCATTGAGTACCTCACGGGTTCTCTGCCGGAAGCCCAGCTGAAGGAAAAGATCGCTGATGCGCACTTCATCGGCATTCGCTCCCGCACTCAACTGACCGAAGAGATCTTCGATCACGCGAAGAAGCTCGTGGCTGTAGGGTGTTTCTGCATCGGCACCAACCAGGTTGACCTGAACGCTGCCCGCGAACGCGGTATCGCGGTGTTCAACGCGCCGTACTCCAACACTCGCTCCGTGGCTGAGCTGGTGCTGGCCGAAGCGATCCTGTTGCTGCGCGGCATCCCTGAGAAGAACGCTTCCTGCCACCGTGGCGGCTGGATCAAGAGCGCGGCCAACTCCTTCGAAATCCGTGGCAAGAAGCTCGGCATCGTCGGTTACGGCTCGATCGGTACGCAGCTGTCGGTCCTGGCGGAAGGCCTGGGCATGCAGGTGTATTTCTACGACACCGTGACCAAGCTGCCATTGGGCAACGCGACTCAGGTCGGCAGCCTGACCGACCTGCTGGGCATGTCTGACATCGTCACCCTGCACGTTCCGGAAACCGCCGCCACCCAGTGGATGATCGGCGAGAAGGAAATCCGCGCCATCAAGAAGGGCGGCATTCTGATCAACGCCGCTCGCGGCACCGTGGTTGAGCTGCAAGCCCTGGCTGACGCGATCAAGGACAAGCACCTGATCGGCGCCGCAATCGACGTGTTCCCGGTGGAGCCACGCTCCAACGACGAAGAGTTCGAAAGCCCGCTGCGTGGCCTGGACAACGTGATCCTGACCCCGCACATCGGTGGTTCCACCGCTGAAGCGCAAGCCAACATCGGTCTGGAAGTGGCAGAAAAACTGGTCAAGTACAGCGACAACGGTACGTCCGTATCGTCGGTGAACTTCCCGGAAGTGGCCCTGCCGGCTCACCCTGGCAAGCACCGTCTGCTGCACATCCACGAGAACATCCCGGGTGTGATGAGCGAGATCAACAAGGTCTTCGCCGAAAACGGGATCAACATCTCCGGTCAGTTCCTGCAGACCAACGAGAAAGTCGGCTACGTGGTTATCGACGTCGATGCCGACTACTCGGAAATCGCCCAAGAGAAACTGCAGCACATCAACGGCACCATTCGTTGCCGCGTGCTGTTCTGA
- a CDS encoding fumarylacetoacetate hydrolase family protein, with product MSYQHQYVDGTRIHFPLGKVVCIGRNYAEHAKELDNPVPTEPLLFIKPGSCVVPLEGGFAIPTERGGVHYEAEIAVLIGKPLSTKPSREEVLDAISGFAPALDLTLRDKQSELKAKGLPWEIAKSFDGAAVIAPFVVGSTFADLTDIGIRLTINGEVRQDGNSKDMLNPIVPMIQYMAGCFSLQAGDVILTGTPVGVGPLNVGDEIVLELPGASKLHQQRSLIHA from the coding sequence ATGAGCTATCAGCACCAGTATGTCGACGGTACGCGTATTCACTTCCCGCTCGGGAAAGTGGTGTGCATCGGCCGTAACTATGCCGAGCACGCCAAGGAACTGGATAACCCGGTCCCTACCGAGCCGTTGTTGTTCATCAAACCGGGCAGTTGCGTGGTGCCGCTGGAAGGCGGTTTTGCCATTCCGACCGAGCGCGGCGGCGTGCACTACGAAGCTGAAATCGCCGTGTTGATCGGCAAGCCGCTGTCGACCAAACCGAGCCGCGAAGAAGTGCTGGATGCGATCTCCGGTTTCGCCCCGGCCCTGGACCTGACCCTGCGGGACAAGCAGTCCGAGCTGAAAGCCAAGGGCCTGCCTTGGGAAATCGCCAAGTCGTTTGATGGCGCGGCAGTGATTGCACCGTTCGTGGTAGGCAGCACTTTTGCCGACCTGACCGACATCGGCATCCGCCTGACCATCAACGGCGAAGTCCGCCAGGATGGCAACAGCAAGGACATGCTCAACCCGATCGTGCCGATGATCCAGTACATGGCCGGCTGCTTCTCGCTGCAGGCCGGTGATGTGATCCTGACCGGCACACCGGTGGGCGTTGGTCCGCTGAATGTCGGTGATGAGATCGTGCTGGAATTGCCGGGCGCCAGCAAGCTTCACCAGCAGCGTTCGCTGATTCACGCATAA
- a CDS encoding transposase, whose amino-acid sequence MRTSYSTEFKLKAVGMVLDEGISVPEVCASLDIGPTALRRWVDQVRKERQGSTPVGAKAITADQREIQELKALLRQKDRDIEILKKASALLLLDAKDHSH is encoded by the coding sequence ATGCGTACTTCTTATTCAACTGAATTCAAACTCAAGGCTGTCGGCATGGTGCTGGACGAGGGGATATCGGTTCCCGAGGTCTGTGCCAGTTTAGATATTGGCCCTACGGCCTTGCGTCGCTGGGTCGACCAGGTGCGTAAAGAACGCCAGGGTTCGACGCCGGTGGGAGCCAAAGCGATCACCGCTGACCAGCGAGAAATCCAGGAACTTAAAGCCTTGCTCAGGCAAAAAGACCGGGATATCGAAATCCTAAAAAAGGCCAGTGCTCTCCTGCTGTTGGACGCCAAAGATCATTCTCACTGA